In Amycolatopsis sp. EV170708-02-1, the following are encoded in one genomic region:
- the modA gene encoding molybdate ABC transporter substrate-binding protein, with translation MRRVVPALLALALAATACGSDQPVTATIEQRTLTVFAAASLTESFGALGKRFEAQNSGVSVKFSFEGSSALVQKLTQGAKADVFASADKTNMDKAAKGEVLDGQPSVFATNRLAIAVGKGNPKGIKGLADLAKDGLTVVVCAPQVPCGSAAKKVQQSSGVTLKPASEEQDVKSVLAKVQSGDADAGLVYVTDATSAAAKVDKVDFPEAAGAINEYPIAVVKDAPQAQLAGLFRSFVLGEEGKKELAKVGFGTP, from the coding sequence ATGAGGAGAGTCGTCCCCGCCCTGCTCGCGCTGGCGCTGGCCGCGACGGCGTGTGGTTCGGATCAGCCCGTCACCGCGACCATCGAGCAGAGGACGCTGACCGTGTTCGCGGCGGCGTCGCTCACCGAGTCGTTCGGGGCGCTGGGCAAGCGGTTCGAGGCGCAGAACTCCGGGGTGAGCGTGAAGTTCAGCTTCGAGGGCTCCTCGGCGCTGGTCCAGAAGCTGACCCAGGGCGCGAAAGCGGACGTCTTCGCTTCCGCCGACAAGACCAATATGGACAAGGCCGCCAAGGGCGAGGTACTCGACGGGCAGCCGTCGGTGTTCGCCACGAACCGGCTCGCCATCGCGGTCGGGAAGGGCAACCCCAAGGGCATCAAGGGGCTGGCCGACCTCGCGAAGGACGGGCTGACCGTGGTCGTCTGCGCGCCGCAGGTGCCCTGCGGGTCGGCGGCGAAGAAGGTCCAGCAGTCGTCCGGGGTCACGCTCAAGCCCGCCAGCGAGGAGCAGGACGTCAAGTCCGTACTCGCGAAGGTGCAGTCGGGCGACGCCGACGCCGGGCTCGTCTACGTCACCGACGCGACCTCGGCGGCCGCGAAGGTGGACAAAGTGGACTTCCCCGAGGCCGCGGGCGCGATCAACGAGTACCCGATCGCGGTGGTGAAGGACGCTCCGCAGGCTCAGCTCGCCGGGCTCTTCAGGAGCTTCGTCCTCGGCGAGGAAGGCAAGAAGGAACTCGCGAAGGTCGGTTTTGGCACGCCCTGA
- a CDS encoding ABC transporter permease: MLWPPAICALALVVLPVVGLLVRSDLTRFPSLITSPSSLNALKLSLLTAGLSTVACVLLGVPLAVVLARSGARGVRVLRAVVLLPLVLPPVVGGLALLYLLGRKGFLGILVTTLTGEQVPFTTAAVVIAQTFVAMPFLVVSLEGALRGAGDRYERVAATLGAKPWTVFRRVTLPLLLPALGSGIVLSFARALGEFGATITFAGSLEGVTRTLPLEVYTQAEVDVDSAVALALLLILVAVAVIALARPRALEGVRS, encoded by the coding sequence ATCCTCTGGCCGCCGGCGATCTGCGCGCTGGCGCTGGTGGTGCTGCCGGTCGTCGGCCTGCTGGTGCGTTCGGATCTGACGCGCTTCCCGAGCCTCATCACCTCGCCGTCGTCGCTGAACGCGCTCAAGCTCTCGCTGCTCACCGCCGGACTGTCCACTGTGGCCTGTGTGCTGCTGGGTGTCCCGCTCGCGGTGGTGCTCGCCCGCTCGGGGGCGCGCGGTGTCCGCGTGCTGCGCGCGGTGGTGCTGCTGCCGCTGGTCCTGCCGCCGGTGGTCGGCGGGCTGGCGCTGCTGTACCTGCTGGGCCGCAAGGGTTTCCTCGGCATCCTGGTGACCACGCTGACCGGTGAGCAGGTGCCGTTCACCACGGCCGCGGTGGTCATCGCGCAGACGTTCGTCGCGATGCCGTTCCTGGTGGTCAGCCTCGAAGGAGCCCTGCGCGGCGCCGGTGACCGGTACGAACGGGTCGCCGCGACGCTGGGCGCCAAGCCGTGGACGGTGTTCCGCCGGGTCACGCTGCCGCTGCTGTTGCCCGCGCTCGGATCGGGCATCGTGCTCAGCTTCGCGCGGGCGCTGGGCGAGTTCGGCGCGACGATCACCTTCGCGGGAAGCCTCGAAGGGGTGACGAGGACCTTGCCGCTGGAGGTCTACACCCAGGCCGAGGTCGACGTCGACAGCGCCGTGGCGCTCGCGCTGCTGCTCATCCTGGTCGCCGTCGCGGTGATCGCGCTCGCCCGGCCGCGTGCGCTCGAAGGAGTCCGGTCGTGA
- a CDS encoding sulfate/molybdate ABC transporter ATP-binding protein has protein sequence MTLSAEIALRRGEFTLDVGFEVPDARVLALLGPNGSGKSSVLGCLAGLLRPDRARITLGGRGLAGLPPHARGIGLLSQDALLFPHLSALDNVAFAPRSTGAGRAEAKRRAREWLTEVDALELAGRRPAQLSGGQAQRVAIARALAAEPGLLLLDEPFAALDVDAAPAIRGLLRRVLRSGPPTVLVTHDPLDALALADHVAVLDGGRIVERGETRKVLSAPRTAFTARIAGLNLVPGVAVEGGLRTSGGQLAGIPSEDVVEGEAAVAVFAPSAVAVYLRDGEHRGSPRNTVEGIVDALEPHGPVIRVRARGDDWAAGLAADLTPAAVAELALEPGTPVNLSVKAASVAVHAVSDH, from the coding sequence GTGACCCTTTCGGCCGAGATAGCCCTCCGGCGCGGCGAGTTCACCTTGGACGTCGGGTTCGAAGTCCCCGACGCCCGCGTGCTCGCGCTGCTCGGCCCGAACGGCTCGGGGAAGTCCAGTGTGCTCGGCTGCCTCGCCGGTCTGCTCCGGCCGGACCGGGCACGGATCACGCTCGGCGGGCGCGGCCTGGCGGGCCTGCCGCCGCACGCGCGCGGGATCGGCCTGCTCTCCCAGGACGCCCTGCTCTTCCCCCATCTGTCCGCTTTGGACAACGTCGCCTTCGCGCCGCGCTCGACCGGAGCCGGCCGCGCCGAGGCGAAGCGGCGCGCGCGGGAGTGGCTGACCGAAGTGGACGCGCTCGAACTGGCCGGACGACGGCCCGCGCAGCTCTCCGGCGGGCAGGCGCAACGGGTCGCGATCGCGCGGGCGCTGGCCGCCGAGCCAGGGCTACTGCTGCTCGATGAGCCCTTCGCGGCTCTGGACGTCGACGCGGCACCTGCCATCCGAGGGCTGCTTCGCCGGGTGTTGCGGTCCGGACCGCCGACCGTCCTGGTCACGCACGACCCGCTCGACGCGCTGGCGCTGGCCGATCACGTCGCCGTCCTCGACGGCGGCCGGATCGTCGAACGCGGCGAGACCCGCAAGGTCCTTTCCGCGCCGCGCACGGCGTTCACCGCGCGGATCGCCGGGCTGAACCTGGTGCCCGGCGTCGCCGTCGAAGGCGGTTTGCGCACGTCAGGCGGGCAGCTGGCCGGAATCCCGTCCGAGGACGTCGTCGAAGGTGAAGCGGCCGTCGCCGTCTTCGCGCCCAGCGCCGTCGCCGTCTACCTGCGCGACGGCGAGCACCGGGGCAGCCCGCGCAACACCGTCGAGGGAATCGTCGACGCGCTCGAACCACACGGGCCGGTGATCCGCGTCCGGGCCCGCGGTGACGACTGGGCGGCCGGTCTCGCCGCCGACCTCACCCCGGCCGCGGTCGCAGAACTGGCGCTCGAACCCGGGACACCGGTCAATCTTTCGGTCAAGGCGGCGTCCGTGGCTGTTCACGCCGTCTCCGATCATTAG
- a CDS encoding HAD-IIA family hydrolase yields the protein MNERRWTYLSDMDGVLVQEEHLVPGADEFLKELRANDIGFLVLTNNSIYTPRDLRARLERTGLDIPEEAIWTSALATAKFLASQRPNGSAFVIGEAGLTTALHEVGYVLTERDPDYVVLGETRTYSFSAITRAIRLIEGGAKFIATNPDATGPSMEGSMPATGSVAALIEKATGRSPYYVGKPNPLMMRSALRRLGAHSESTLMIGDRMDTDVHSGIEAGLQTILVLTGISTRESAEHYPYRPTKIIDSIADLVGRTGDPFGEG from the coding sequence ATGAACGAGCGCCGTTGGACATACCTCAGCGACATGGATGGCGTGCTGGTCCAGGAGGAGCACCTCGTGCCCGGCGCGGACGAGTTCCTCAAGGAGCTGCGTGCCAACGACATCGGCTTCCTGGTGCTGACCAACAACTCGATCTACACCCCGCGCGACCTGCGGGCGAGGCTCGAGCGGACCGGTCTCGACATCCCCGAGGAGGCCATCTGGACCTCCGCGCTGGCGACCGCGAAGTTCCTCGCGTCGCAGCGGCCGAACGGCTCGGCGTTCGTGATCGGCGAGGCCGGGCTCACCACGGCGCTGCACGAGGTCGGCTACGTGCTGACCGAACGCGACCCGGACTACGTCGTCCTCGGCGAGACGCGCACGTACAGCTTCAGCGCGATAACCCGCGCGATCAGGCTGATCGAGGGCGGCGCGAAGTTCATCGCCACCAACCCGGACGCCACCGGCCCGAGCATGGAGGGCTCGATGCCCGCCACCGGTTCGGTCGCCGCGCTGATCGAGAAGGCGACCGGCCGCTCGCCCTACTACGTCGGCAAGCCGAACCCGCTGATGATGCGCTCCGCGCTGCGGCGGCTCGGCGCGCATTCGGAGTCGACGCTGATGATCGGCGACCGGATGGACACCGACGTCCACTCGGGAATCGAGGCCGGATTGCAGACGATCCTGGTGCTCACCGGCATCTCCACGCGGGAGAGCGCGGAGCACTACCCGTACCGGCCGACCAAGATCATCGACTCGATCGCCGATCTCGTCGGGCGCACCGGCGACCCGTTCGGCGAAGGCTGA
- a CDS encoding metallophosphoesterase, with protein MHDDQPTSPTYVVGDVHGHRDELAEALREKGLLDSDDDWAGGEATLWFLGDFVDRGPDGVGVIDLVMRLERQAATAGGHCGTLLGNHEILLLGMYHFGDTEVPSDFGPRSFARSWEINGGLLEDQDRLTPQHIEWLTSRPMLTLAADHLLMHSDTLEYLGWGEDIDGINARGREILEGSDIEAWWDVWRRMTTRYAFRGPEGADVAQQLMDRLGGERIVHGHSVIADQLGIHPAQIEGPYLYAGGKALGIDGGLFVGGPCLIIPLPWEPED; from the coding sequence ATGCACGACGATCAGCCCACGTCCCCGACCTATGTGGTCGGTGACGTGCACGGACACCGGGACGAGCTGGCCGAGGCGCTCCGGGAGAAGGGGCTGCTCGACTCCGACGACGACTGGGCCGGCGGTGAAGCGACGCTCTGGTTCCTCGGCGACTTCGTCGACCGGGGGCCCGACGGCGTCGGCGTCATCGACCTGGTGATGCGGCTGGAACGCCAGGCCGCGACGGCAGGCGGGCACTGCGGGACGCTGCTGGGCAACCACGAGATCCTGCTGCTCGGGATGTACCACTTCGGCGACACCGAGGTGCCGTCCGACTTCGGGCCGCGCAGCTTCGCCCGCAGCTGGGAGATCAACGGCGGGCTGCTCGAAGACCAGGACAGGCTCACCCCTCAGCACATCGAATGGCTGACTTCGCGCCCGATGCTCACGCTGGCCGCGGACCACCTGCTGATGCATTCGGACACGCTCGAGTACCTCGGCTGGGGCGAGGACATCGACGGGATCAACGCGCGTGGCCGCGAGATCCTCGAAGGCAGCGACATCGAGGCCTGGTGGGACGTGTGGCGGCGGATGACCACGCGGTACGCCTTCCGCGGCCCGGAGGGCGCCGACGTCGCGCAACAGCTCATGGACCGCCTCGGCGGCGAGCGGATCGTGCATGGGCACAGCGTCATCGCGGACCAGCTGGGGATCCACCCCGCGCAGATCGAGGGACCGTATCTCTACGCGGGCGGGAAGGCGCTGGGGATCGACGGCGGGTTGTTCGTCGGCGGCCCGTGCTTGATCATTCCGCTGCCGTGGGAGCCCGAGGACTGA
- a CDS encoding YccF domain-containing protein, translated as MRLILNVIWLVLCGLWMALGYVVAGIICCILIVTIPFGLASFRIAAYALWPFGRTVVDRRDAGAASTIGNVIWFLFAGLWLAIGHVLTGVALCITIIGIPLGVANFKMIPVSLMPLGKEIVELP; from the coding sequence ATGCGCCTGATCCTGAACGTCATCTGGCTCGTGCTGTGCGGCCTGTGGATGGCGCTCGGCTACGTCGTGGCCGGCATCATCTGCTGCATCCTGATCGTCACCATCCCGTTCGGGCTGGCGTCGTTCCGGATCGCGGCGTACGCGCTCTGGCCGTTCGGCCGCACCGTGGTGGACCGGCGCGACGCCGGGGCCGCGTCGACGATCGGCAACGTCATCTGGTTCCTCTTCGCCGGGCTTTGGCTCGCCATCGGGCATGTGCTGACCGGGGTCGCGCTCTGCATCACGATCATCGGGATCCCGCTGGGCGTGGCGAACTTCAAGATGATCCCGGTGTCGCTGATGCCGCTGGGCAAGGAGATCGTCGAGCTGCCGTAA
- a CDS encoding PhzF family phenazine biosynthesis protein, translating to MRLYIVDAFTSEAFAGNSAGVVLLDSPGDAGWMQSVAAELKHAETAFVEVNAEGPKPLRWFTPETEVDLCGHATLATTHVLGGEQTFMTKSGELRCRAEDGWVSMDFPSDPPRESDDDLSSILPGLEFEYVGRSKHNLFAVVDDASVVRSLAPDLAALRAHWNGRLMVTAPGDVAGIDFVTRFFAPGVGIDEDPVTGSAHCVLAPYWAARLGRDKLVGEQASARGGIVRTSLEGDRALLSGQAVTVASGELHV from the coding sequence ATGCGCCTCTACATCGTCGACGCCTTCACCTCCGAAGCCTTCGCCGGTAACTCCGCCGGCGTGGTGCTGCTGGACTCGCCGGGCGACGCGGGCTGGATGCAGTCCGTCGCCGCCGAGCTGAAGCACGCCGAGACGGCCTTCGTCGAGGTCAACGCTGAAGGGCCGAAGCCGCTTCGCTGGTTCACGCCGGAGACCGAAGTCGACCTGTGCGGGCACGCGACGCTGGCGACCACGCACGTCCTCGGCGGCGAGCAGACCTTCATGACGAAAAGCGGCGAGTTGCGCTGTCGCGCCGAAGACGGCTGGGTGTCGATGGACTTCCCGTCGGATCCGCCCCGCGAGTCGGACGACGATCTGTCGTCGATCCTGCCGGGCCTGGAGTTCGAGTACGTCGGGCGCAGCAAGCACAACCTGTTCGCGGTGGTCGACGACGCTTCCGTGGTGCGCTCGCTCGCCCCGGACCTGGCCGCGCTGCGCGCGCACTGGAACGGACGGCTCATGGTCACCGCACCGGGTGACGTGGCCGGGATCGACTTCGTGACCCGGTTCTTCGCGCCGGGTGTCGGCATCGACGAAGACCCGGTCACCGGCTCCGCGCACTGTGTCCTCGCGCCGTACTGGGCCGCCCGGCTCGGCCGCGACAAGCTGGTCGGCGAGCAGGCCTCGGCCCGCGGCGGCATCGTCCGGACGAGTCTCGAAGGCGACCGTGCCCTGCTTTCGGGGCAGGCGGTCACCGTGGCCAGCGGGGAGTTGCACGTCTGA
- a CDS encoding AMP-binding protein, translating to MSDAPAVPSYASGISDTPLLGDTIGDNFDRTVAAFGDRDALVDRAAGKRWTYTELAAEVDALALGLLDLGIAKGDRVGIWSPNRWEWTCVQYATAKIGAILVNINPAYRSHELEYVLNQAGIKLVVAANSFKTSDYAGMIAEAGPKCPALEHVVLLDGPEWPSILEIGHKADRAPLVKRQAELSADDPINIQYTSGTTGFPKGATLSHHNILNNGYFVGELCNYTEADKICIPVPFYHCFGMVMGNLAATSHGACMVIPAPAFEPKATLEAVAAEKCTSLYGVPTMFIAELADPDFASHDLSSLRTGIMAGSPCPVEVMKQVIDRMGMAEVSICYGMTETSPVSTQTRADDSVERRVSTVGRVGPHLEVKVVDPETGLTVPRGEPGELCTRGYSVMLGYWEQADKTAEAIDAARWMHTGDLAIMDADGYVNITGRIKDMVIRGGENLYPREIEEFLYTHPDILDAQVIGVPDEKYGEELMAWVRMREGAEPLTAEAVREFCEGKLARYKIPRYVHVVEEFPMTVTGKVRKVEMRAESISILGLEKAASTKHA from the coding sequence ATGTCCGACGCCCCCGCAGTACCGAGCTACGCATCGGGAATCTCGGACACCCCGCTGCTGGGGGACACCATCGGCGACAACTTCGATCGCACCGTCGCCGCCTTCGGTGACCGGGACGCGCTCGTCGACCGCGCGGCCGGGAAACGCTGGACCTACACCGAACTCGCGGCCGAAGTGGACGCGCTCGCGCTGGGCCTGCTCGACCTCGGGATCGCCAAGGGCGACCGCGTCGGCATCTGGTCGCCGAACCGGTGGGAGTGGACCTGCGTCCAGTACGCGACCGCGAAGATCGGCGCGATCCTGGTCAACATCAACCCGGCGTACCGCTCGCACGAACTCGAATACGTGCTGAACCAGGCCGGGATCAAGCTCGTCGTGGCCGCGAACTCGTTCAAGACCTCGGATTACGCGGGCATGATCGCCGAAGCGGGCCCGAAATGCCCGGCGCTGGAACATGTCGTGCTGCTGGACGGCCCCGAGTGGCCGTCGATCCTGGAGATCGGCCACAAGGCCGACCGCGCGCCGCTGGTGAAACGGCAGGCCGAACTCTCCGCGGACGACCCGATCAACATCCAGTACACGTCCGGCACCACGGGGTTCCCCAAGGGGGCCACGCTCAGCCACCACAACATCCTCAACAACGGCTACTTCGTCGGCGAACTCTGCAACTACACCGAAGCCGACAAGATCTGCATCCCCGTGCCCTTCTATCACTGCTTCGGCATGGTGATGGGCAATCTCGCGGCGACGAGCCACGGCGCCTGCATGGTCATCCCGGCGCCCGCGTTCGAGCCGAAGGCCACCCTCGAAGCCGTCGCGGCCGAGAAATGCACGTCCCTGTACGGGGTTCCGACGATGTTCATCGCCGAACTGGCCGACCCGGACTTCGCTTCCCACGACCTGTCGTCGCTGCGCACCGGGATCATGGCGGGCTCGCCGTGCCCGGTCGAGGTGATGAAGCAGGTCATCGACCGGATGGGCATGGCGGAGGTGTCGATCTGCTACGGCATGACCGAGACGTCGCCGGTTTCGACGCAGACCCGCGCGGACGATTCGGTGGAGCGGCGGGTGTCGACGGTCGGCCGGGTCGGACCGCATCTGGAGGTCAAGGTCGTCGATCCGGAGACCGGGCTGACCGTGCCGCGCGGCGAACCGGGCGAACTCTGCACCCGCGGCTACTCGGTGATGCTGGGCTACTGGGAACAGGCCGACAAGACGGCCGAGGCGATCGACGCGGCGCGGTGGATGCACACCGGCGACCTCGCGATCATGGACGCCGACGGCTACGTCAACATCACCGGCCGCATCAAGGACATGGTCATCCGCGGCGGCGAGAACCTGTACCCGCGTGAGATCGAGGAGTTCCTCTACACCCACCCGGACATCCTCGACGCGCAGGTGATCGGTGTCCCGGACGAGAAATACGGCGAGGAACTCATGGCCTGGGTCCGCATGCGCGAGGGTGCGGAGCCGCTGACGGCCGAAGCGGTGCGGGAGTTCTGCGAGGGCAAGCTGGCGCGCTACAAGATCCCGCGCTACGTCCACGTCGTCGAGGAGTTCCCGATGACGGTGACCGGCAAGGTGCGCAAGGTCGAGATGCGGGCGGAATCGATCAGCATCCTCGGGCTGGAAAAGGCGGCGTCGACCAAACACGCCTGA
- a CDS encoding R2-like ligand-binding oxidase, which produces MTDTLSELRTGFSSLRKGGLNWDSFPLRLFVKGNKKFWNPADIDFSREREGWDSLNPEQQRSTTYLVAQFIAGEEAVTEDIQPFMRAMSATGRFGDEMYLTQFCFEEAKHTEVFRRWMDAVGLTEDLHPYVAENPHYRKLFYEELPQSLRALEDDPSPLNQIRASVTYNHVIEGSLALTGYYSWQLICTQHDILPGMQELVRRIGDDERRHMAWGTFTCRRHVAADDSLWDAVQQRMGELLPHALGMIQWVQDQFEEIPFDNDPEEIIQYAADRAQRRLGAIESARGMPVEQIDLDYSPENLEETFGEEDAKAIAAAAANTAA; this is translated from the coding sequence ATGACCGACACGCTCTCCGAACTGCGGACCGGTTTCTCCTCGCTGCGCAAGGGCGGGCTGAACTGGGACTCGTTCCCGCTGCGGCTGTTCGTCAAGGGGAACAAGAAGTTCTGGAACCCGGCCGACATCGACTTCTCCCGTGAACGCGAGGGCTGGGACTCCCTCAACCCGGAACAGCAGCGGTCGACGACCTATCTGGTGGCGCAGTTCATCGCCGGGGAAGAGGCGGTCACCGAAGACATCCAGCCGTTCATGCGGGCGATGTCCGCGACCGGCCGTTTCGGCGACGAGATGTACCTGACGCAGTTCTGTTTCGAGGAGGCCAAGCACACCGAGGTGTTCCGCCGCTGGATGGACGCCGTCGGGCTGACCGAGGACCTGCATCCGTACGTCGCGGAGAATCCCCACTACCGCAAGCTTTTCTACGAAGAGCTGCCGCAGTCCTTGCGGGCGCTGGAGGACGATCCCAGCCCGCTCAACCAGATCCGCGCGAGCGTCACCTACAACCACGTCATCGAAGGCAGTCTCGCGCTGACCGGGTACTACTCGTGGCAGCTGATCTGCACCCAGCACGACATCCTGCCGGGGATGCAGGAACTGGTGCGCCGGATCGGCGACGACGAACGCCGCCACATGGCTTGGGGCACCTTCACCTGCCGCCGTCACGTGGCCGCGGACGATTCGCTGTGGGACGCGGTGCAGCAGCGGATGGGCGAACTGCTCCCCCACGCGCTGGGCATGATCCAGTGGGTGCAGGACCAGTTCGAGGAGATCCCGTTCGACAACGATCCCGAGGAGATCATCCAGTACGCGGCGGACCGGGCACAGCGGCGCCTCGGCGCGATCGAGTCCGCGCGCGGGATGCCGGTGGAGCAGATCGACCTCGACTACTCGCCGGAGAACCTCGAAGAGACCTTCGGCGAAGAAGACGCGAAGGCGATCGCCGCGGCCGCCGCCAACACCGCGGCCTAG
- a CDS encoding TetR/AcrR family transcriptional regulator gives MGEITSFSDRTKASLREALLDAATELLTEHGYTALRMADVAARAGVSRQTVYNEFGNKSTLAEAVVLRTTSEFLEGIRLRVQDAPDLRDGIREAVVYTIEHARENRLVATTLGTEAGEDLLPLLTTKGEPILTAATEVAAGQYREFEPSLSRESATLLAETVVRLSLSHLVMPTHSADEAAAAVVAVLAPAIRALTTDSKGTS, from the coding sequence GTGGGCGAGATCACTAGCTTCTCCGATCGGACCAAGGCCTCTCTGCGAGAGGCGCTGCTCGACGCGGCCACCGAACTGCTCACCGAACACGGCTACACGGCCCTGCGGATGGCGGACGTCGCCGCCCGCGCCGGCGTGAGCAGGCAGACCGTCTACAACGAGTTCGGCAACAAGAGCACGCTCGCCGAGGCCGTGGTCCTCCGGACGACCTCGGAGTTCCTGGAAGGCATCCGCCTGCGCGTCCAGGACGCGCCGGACCTGCGCGACGGGATCCGCGAGGCGGTCGTGTACACGATCGAGCACGCCCGCGAGAACCGGCTCGTCGCCACCACGCTGGGCACCGAAGCGGGCGAGGACCTTCTTCCCCTGCTCACCACCAAGGGCGAACCGATCCTGACCGCGGCCACCGAGGTCGCGGCCGGGCAGTACCGCGAGTTCGAGCCGTCGCTCTCCCGGGAATCCGCCACGCTGCTGGCGGAGACCGTCGTGCGGCTTTCCCTGTCCCATCTCGTCATGCCGACGCATTCGGCCGACGAGGCGGCGGCGGCGGTCGTCGCCGTGCTGGCACCCGCGATACGGGCGCTGACCACCGATTCGAAGGGGACATCATGA
- a CDS encoding HAD family hydrolase, with translation MGITVGFDLDMTLIDPRPGMVAVMNALGVESGLPLDGEYFAANLGPPLDASLRGFGAPEERIPELVARFRAMYPDTVVPVTVAMPGAAEALHAVRAAGGRTVVVTGKYAPNAKLHLDALGMEVDVLVGELWSTEKAAALTEHGARVYVGDHLGDIRGALAAGAVPVGVTTGPCSKEELLAEGADVVFDSLTEFPGWFSSFGEPRGSGRSGRGPAPAE, from the coding sequence GTGGGCATCACCGTGGGGTTCGACCTCGACATGACACTGATCGATCCGCGGCCGGGCATGGTCGCGGTGATGAACGCGCTCGGCGTGGAATCCGGCCTGCCGCTGGACGGCGAATACTTCGCGGCCAACCTCGGCCCGCCCCTCGACGCCAGCCTGCGGGGTTTCGGCGCGCCGGAGGAGCGCATCCCGGAGCTGGTGGCGCGCTTCCGCGCGATGTATCCGGACACGGTCGTGCCGGTGACGGTCGCGATGCCCGGCGCGGCCGAAGCACTGCACGCGGTCCGTGCGGCGGGCGGGCGCACCGTCGTCGTCACCGGCAAATACGCGCCCAACGCGAAACTCCACCTGGACGCGCTCGGGATGGAGGTCGACGTCCTGGTCGGGGAGCTGTGGTCGACGGAGAAGGCCGCGGCGCTCACCGAGCACGGCGCCCGCGTCTACGTCGGGGATCACCTCGGCGACATCCGCGGCGCGCTGGCCGCGGGCGCGGTCCCAGTCGGGGTCACGACCGGCCCGTGCTCCAAGGAAGAGCTGCTCGCGGAAGGAGCCGACGTGGTGTTCGACTCGCTGACCGAGTTCCCCGGCTGGTTCAGCTCTTTCGGCGAGCCTCGCGGATCAGGGCGATCAGGCCGAGGGCCAGCCCCAGCGGAGTGA
- a CDS encoding cold-shock protein, whose product MPTGKVKWYDAEKGFGFVTQDGGADVYIRKAALPQGVEGLKAGQRLEFGVADGRRGPQALSVRLLDPPPSVAEARRRPAEELHGLVEDMIKLLELKVQPDLRRNRYPDRKNTKQIAEIMRAVARDLDP is encoded by the coding sequence GTGCCGACCGGCAAGGTCAAGTGGTACGACGCGGAGAAGGGTTTCGGTTTCGTCACCCAGGATGGGGGCGCCGACGTCTACATCCGCAAAGCCGCGCTGCCGCAGGGCGTCGAAGGGCTCAAGGCGGGCCAGCGCCTCGAGTTCGGTGTCGCCGACGGCCGCCGCGGCCCGCAAGCGCTCTCCGTCCGGCTGCTGGACCCGCCGCCCTCGGTCGCCGAGGCGCGCCGCCGCCCCGCCGAGGAGCTGCACGGGCTCGTCGAGGACATGATCAAGCTGCTCGAGCTCAAGGTGCAGCCGGATCTGCGGCGCAACCGCTACCCGGACCGCAAGAACACGAAGCAGATCGCCGAGATCATGCGCGCCGTCGCGCGGGACCTCGATCCCTGA
- a CDS encoding DUF2771 family protein, whose protein sequence is MALLAAGGFVVAGCTAPGPEEVTFFADGKTVNVAPLASCDIKTAQCTTKPDAAGKLRIRPGKPVQISVPSAIAETPWKVTVQYVNGKGEPQELKQDIITSLDRFAYTVTTPRPDDQILVVEVAQASVVSRTGRPEDAEALTTAIWSLQVEPPSA, encoded by the coding sequence TTGGCCCTGCTCGCGGCGGGTGGTTTCGTGGTGGCCGGTTGCACGGCCCCCGGCCCCGAAGAGGTGACCTTCTTCGCCGACGGCAAGACGGTGAACGTCGCCCCGCTGGCGTCGTGCGACATCAAGACCGCCCAGTGCACCACCAAGCCCGACGCCGCGGGCAAGCTGCGGATCCGGCCGGGGAAGCCGGTGCAGATCTCGGTGCCGAGCGCGATCGCGGAAACGCCGTGGAAGGTCACGGTGCAGTACGTGAACGGCAAGGGCGAGCCGCAGGAGCTCAAGCAGGACATCATCACGTCGCTGGACCGGTTCGCCTACACCGTGACGACGCCGCGGCCCGACGACCAGATCCTCGTCGTCGAGGTGGCGCAGGCTTCGGTGGTCAGCCGGACCGGGCGTCCGGAGGACGCGGAGGCGCTCACGACGGCGATCTGGTCGCTGCAGGTCGAGCCGCCGTCCGCCTGA